One Microlunatus soli genomic window carries:
- a CDS encoding histidine phosphatase family protein, with protein MLDLSTLENSYTVMRHAQSRPNVAGLIVCRAPAGLDPANGLTELGRRQARDSASSWAAHRAGDATPPVIISSDFSRTTETAEILREVTGAGPVRLDRRLRERDFGGFDGGPASAYDQVWARDAEDATAPGVEPTGAVRDRVLSMITDLEREHRGRAIVLVSHGDTSQITQAAFAGLPVHTHRTLPPLGNAELRALNVLDPMIDRTAG; from the coding sequence GTGCTCGACCTGTCGACGCTGGAGAACAGCTACACCGTGATGCGGCATGCGCAGAGCAGACCGAACGTCGCCGGACTGATCGTCTGCCGTGCCCCGGCCGGGCTCGACCCGGCGAACGGGCTGACCGAGCTCGGCCGGCGCCAGGCCCGGGACAGTGCATCGTCCTGGGCCGCTCACCGGGCCGGCGACGCGACTCCCCCGGTGATCATCAGCTCGGACTTCTCCCGGACCACCGAGACCGCCGAGATCCTCCGCGAGGTCACCGGAGCCGGCCCGGTCCGACTGGACCGGCGGCTACGCGAACGCGACTTCGGCGGCTTCGACGGCGGCCCGGCCAGCGCCTACGACCAGGTCTGGGCCCGCGATGCCGAGGACGCGACCGCGCCGGGTGTCGAACCGACCGGCGCGGTGCGTGACCGGGTGCTGAGCATGATCACCGATCTGGAACGTGAGCACCGAGGTCGCGCCATCGTGCTGGTGTCGCACGGCGACACCTCCCAGATCACCCAGGCCGCATTCGCCGGGCTGCCGGTTCACACTCATCGGACCCTACCGCCGCTGGGCAACGCCGAACTGCGGGCATTGAACGTCCTCGACCCGATGATCGATCGGACCGCCGGCTGA
- a CDS encoding LacI family DNA-binding transcriptional regulator — MIMESDSSGDRTDRPTLQTIAGAAGVSTSLVSLALNGKSGVSAARRDEIRQLAEDLGYQPDPVARELRTGSVSMIGLLVRNVSNPFFNDLLAGMQQAAFEQGVTIVAMDSEYSEDRERRHIRHLAARRVDRLAIAPIGRAASLEEWQRLRPDARTVLINAGPQMYPDLPHVAPDAQQAVGLAFDHLWQLGHRSIGFLSAPISLMSDEDRYQHYLSLCDRRRIEPRPIFSDLQGEAIRNRIVTELQEPDPPTAVITNSDWSAHYVYLAVRDLGLRIGVDLSVVGHDDLDTSQLLEPALSTLAVDRRELGRQIFARLGAADDSAFAGPVWLIARASSGPPP, encoded by the coding sequence ATGATCATGGAGTCGGACAGCTCAGGCGATCGGACGGATCGGCCGACCCTGCAGACGATCGCCGGTGCGGCCGGCGTGTCCACCTCGCTGGTCAGCCTGGCACTGAACGGCAAGTCCGGTGTCTCGGCGGCTCGCCGGGACGAGATCCGTCAGCTCGCCGAGGATCTGGGCTATCAACCCGATCCAGTAGCCCGTGAACTGCGGACCGGCAGCGTCTCGATGATCGGACTGCTGGTCCGCAACGTGTCCAACCCGTTCTTCAACGATCTGCTGGCCGGGATGCAGCAGGCGGCGTTCGAACAGGGCGTGACCATCGTCGCGATGGATTCGGAGTATTCCGAGGACCGGGAGCGACGCCACATCCGGCACCTGGCCGCGCGTCGGGTCGACCGACTGGCGATCGCACCGATCGGACGGGCCGCATCCTTGGAGGAGTGGCAACGACTCCGGCCGGACGCCCGGACGGTGTTGATCAACGCCGGCCCACAGATGTATCCGGATCTGCCGCATGTCGCTCCGGACGCCCAGCAGGCCGTCGGTCTCGCCTTCGATCACCTGTGGCAACTGGGCCACCGGTCGATCGGATTCCTGTCCGCGCCGATCAGCCTGATGAGCGACGAGGACCGCTACCAGCACTACCTGTCGCTGTGCGATCGGCGACGGATCGAGCCACGTCCGATCTTCAGCGACCTGCAGGGGGAGGCGATCCGCAACCGGATCGTCACCGAACTGCAGGAGCCGGATCCGCCGACCGCGGTGATCACCAATTCCGACTGGTCCGCGCACTACGTGTATCTGGCGGTTCGGGATCTGGGGCTGCGGATCGGGGTCGACCTCTCCGTGGTCGGTCACGACGATCTGGACACCTCTCAACTGCTGGAACCCGCCCTGAGCACGCTGGCCGTCGATCGTCGCGAGTTGGGCCGGCAGATCTTCGCCCGGCTCGGGGCCGCCGACGACTCAGCTTTTGCCGGGCCGGTCTGGCTGATCGCCCGGGCATCATCGGGCCCGCCTCCCTGA
- a CDS encoding class I SAM-dependent methyltransferase encodes MDENSAVNREFWDEIAPHHAGSDYYAIERFVASPDSLGLIEKSELGDVAGRSICHLQCHLGLDSLSLARLGADVTGVDFSGASLRIARELCERTRLPARFVESDVLTAAATLQTEYDIVFTTRGVLMWIGDLAGWADNCLRLLRPGGTFYLLDIHPLGMAVEQTGSGLRLASSYFGGGAPSITEEDASYAVSGVGLTHRETREWIHPVGEVVTALAGAGLVIEFLHEHPDDGYAPTTLSATADVAGVPELPALFSIRAHRPG; translated from the coding sequence GTGGATGAGAACAGTGCGGTCAATCGGGAGTTCTGGGACGAGATTGCGCCGCACCACGCGGGCTCCGACTACTACGCCATCGAGCGCTTCGTGGCGTCCCCGGACAGCCTCGGCTTGATCGAGAAGTCCGAACTCGGAGACGTGGCCGGGCGATCGATCTGTCACCTGCAATGCCATCTGGGATTGGACTCGCTGTCGTTGGCGCGACTCGGAGCCGACGTGACCGGGGTGGACTTCTCGGGGGCTTCGCTGCGGATCGCCCGCGAACTCTGCGAACGGACGCGGCTACCGGCCCGATTCGTCGAATCCGACGTGCTCACCGCCGCCGCGACCCTGCAGACCGAGTACGACATCGTCTTCACCACCCGCGGAGTGCTGATGTGGATCGGTGATCTGGCGGGCTGGGCCGACAACTGCCTGCGGTTGCTGCGGCCCGGAGGCACCTTCTACCTGCTGGACATCCATCCGCTCGGGATGGCCGTGGAGCAGACCGGATCGGGGCTGCGGTTGGCGTCGTCCTACTTCGGCGGCGGAGCACCGTCGATCACCGAGGAGGACGCGTCGTACGCGGTCAGTGGCGTCGGGCTGACCCATCGCGAGACCCGGGAGTGGATCCATCCGGTCGGCGAGGTGGTCACCGCGCTGGCCGGCGCCGGTCTGGTGATCGAGTTCCTGCACGAGCATCCGGACGATGGCTACGCGCCGACGACGTTGTCGGCGACTGCCGACGTGGCGGGAGTGCCCGAGCTGCCGGCGTTGTTCTCGATTCGTGCGCATCGGCCCGGATAG
- a CDS encoding phosphotransferase family protein, translated as MGSTSGWPNSYVRGLHAGVSTPIDILDRLTRWATGRRLDEVQRIVDGYENEVYRVRTTGERDVLIRIKRFGGDLDESLREARAIEQARSVGMPAPELLLVDTVVIDGTAFPVMVQRAVPGRALVEVYDGLGQHQRHRVLVQIGRMIADLTGIAVDGDWTARTASEVAKRRAERDLVITAGFSDHEFDELMAALDRYPDRFPCPDPVLCHGDLSPKHIFVDDELRVTGVIDFGDTHAGSPVDDLAVLRVRGPALSLDSLLSGYRRTDIAGFRQRLDLHTLLIALGSLAIGVDENDAGCVRRVSLLIRKILAALHDDGC; from the coding sequence ATGGGGTCGACATCGGGCTGGCCGAACAGTTACGTTCGCGGGCTGCACGCCGGTGTATCGACACCGATCGACATCCTGGACCGGTTGACCCGATGGGCCACCGGCCGACGGCTCGACGAGGTGCAGCGGATCGTCGACGGCTACGAGAACGAGGTCTACCGCGTCCGGACCACCGGCGAGCGGGACGTGCTGATCCGGATCAAACGGTTCGGTGGGGATCTCGACGAATCGCTGCGCGAGGCCCGGGCGATCGAGCAAGCGCGTTCGGTCGGCATGCCGGCACCGGAGCTGCTGCTGGTCGACACCGTGGTGATCGACGGCACCGCGTTCCCGGTGATGGTGCAACGCGCTGTCCCGGGCCGCGCCCTGGTCGAGGTGTATGACGGGCTCGGACAGCACCAGCGGCACCGGGTGCTCGTCCAGATCGGCCGGATGATCGCCGACCTCACCGGGATCGCCGTCGACGGCGACTGGACGGCTCGTACGGCGTCGGAGGTGGCGAAGCGGCGGGCCGAGCGCGACCTGGTGATCACGGCCGGCTTCTCCGATCACGAGTTCGACGAGCTGATGGCGGCGCTGGACCGCTATCCCGATCGCTTCCCGTGCCCGGACCCGGTGCTCTGTCACGGCGATCTGAGCCCGAAGCACATCTTCGTCGACGATGAGCTCCGGGTGACCGGTGTGATCGACTTCGGCGACACCCACGCCGGGTCCCCGGTCGACGATCTCGCCGTGTTGCGGGTCCGCGGACCGGCGCTCTCCCTGGACTCGCTCCTGTCCGGCTATCGACGTACCGACATCGCCGGCTTTCGGCAGCGTCTCGACCTGCACACGTTGCTGATCGCGCTCGGCTCGCTCGCCATCGGCGTCGACGAGAACGACGCTGGCTGTGTCCGTCGGGTCAGCCTGCTGATCCGAAAGATCCTGGCAGCACTCCACGACGACGGCTGTTGA
- a CDS encoding TIGR03767 family metallophosphoesterase → MTRPPRDTTQATIIRTAPQPDTGYRRLTAGPAEQHRARTELITGSAWSLPDRPVGRLVQVTDFQLADLVSPSRLEFLQRLAGVPAWRRMLPAYRPQEFLLLQAIEAILRTIRELATEPGRGFDAVITTGDNTDSAQLNELQTFLTLMNGGPIRPGDPNDGLDSTVSASGNEYYWNPEPTSRDRWKTERGLPNHPGALAAAARPFEAGGLGAPWLACFGNHDCLVQGRAPAPPGYDDFLTGGSKPSDRPLDRDPSDPQSTQRPDTLDAYCDDPLIFSTAAPHDIEALPERRMIDKATYVRLHRETGQQPAGHGFTAENAADGTAYYSYDAIDGLRLIILDTTNPAGGVDGCVDERQFGWLAGELGSAGERLVIICSHHGLSTLTNATGDGTWGGRLRLADEVEELLHRHGSVIAWLSGHTHVNKVTPRPGPSGGFWEISTSSIAEWPVQVRELEVFATDEGIAIRATMIDSAVAPEPTGDLDLDDLAGLHREVAANDPGSVGGLDAEGTPQDRNVVLYLRRS, encoded by the coding sequence GTGACCCGACCGCCGCGCGACACCACCCAGGCCACGATCATCCGTACGGCGCCGCAGCCGGACACCGGCTACCGGCGGCTGACGGCCGGGCCGGCGGAGCAGCATCGGGCCAGGACGGAGTTGATCACCGGATCGGCCTGGTCGCTGCCCGACCGGCCGGTCGGACGTCTGGTCCAGGTGACCGACTTCCAACTGGCCGACCTTGTCTCGCCGAGCCGGCTGGAGTTCCTGCAACGGCTCGCCGGGGTGCCGGCCTGGCGGCGGATGCTGCCGGCCTATCGTCCTCAGGAATTCCTGCTCCTACAGGCGATCGAGGCGATCCTGCGCACGATCCGGGAGTTGGCGACAGAGCCCGGGCGGGGATTCGATGCGGTGATCACGACCGGTGACAACACCGATTCAGCCCAGTTGAACGAGCTGCAGACCTTTCTGACCCTGATGAACGGCGGCCCGATCAGGCCGGGCGATCCGAACGATGGCCTGGACAGCACCGTGTCGGCGTCCGGCAACGAGTACTACTGGAATCCGGAGCCGACGTCGCGGGACCGTTGGAAGACCGAACGGGGGCTGCCCAATCATCCGGGTGCCCTGGCCGCGGCCGCCCGGCCCTTCGAGGCCGGGGGACTCGGTGCGCCCTGGCTCGCCTGTTTCGGCAACCACGACTGCCTGGTCCAGGGGCGTGCTCCGGCACCCCCGGGCTACGACGACTTCCTGACCGGCGGCAGCAAGCCGAGCGACCGGCCGCTGGACCGGGATCCGAGCGACCCACAGTCGACGCAGCGCCCGGACACCCTCGACGCCTACTGTGACGATCCGTTGATCTTCTCCACCGCGGCGCCGCACGACATCGAGGCACTGCCCGAGCGGCGGATGATCGACAAGGCGACCTACGTCCGACTGCACCGCGAGACGGGCCAGCAGCCGGCCGGACACGGATTCACCGCGGAGAACGCCGCCGACGGCACCGCCTACTACAGCTACGACGCCATCGACGGGCTGCGCCTGATCATCCTGGACACCACGAACCCGGCCGGCGGCGTCGACGGGTGTGTCGACGAGCGTCAGTTCGGCTGGCTGGCAGGCGAACTGGGGTCGGCCGGTGAGCGGCTGGTGATCATCTGCTCCCACCACGGGCTGTCCACCCTGACCAACGCCACCGGTGACGGGACCTGGGGCGGTCGGCTGCGGTTGGCCGATGAGGTCGAGGAACTGCTGCATCGTCACGGCAGCGTGATCGCCTGGCTGTCCGGACACACCCACGTCAACAAGGTCACACCGCGGCCCGGACCGTCCGGAGGTTTCTGGGAGATCAGCACCAGCTCGATCGCTGAGTGGCCGGTGCAGGTGCGCGAGTTGGAGGTCTTCGCCACAGACGAGGGGATCGCGATCCGAGCGACCATGATCGATTCCGCGGTCGCTCCGGAGCCGACCGGCGATCTCGACCTCGACGATCTGGCCGGCCTGCATCGGGAGGTCGCCGCCAACGACCCCGGCTCGGTCGGTGGTCTGGACGCCGAAGGTACGCCGCAGGACCGCAACGTCGTACTCTATCTGCGGAGGTCATGA
- a CDS encoding MFS transporter has translation MAFEGLDNPSVRRFQRKVTVLSAGGTFLDGFDLTVIAVALPLIHAEWQLTALEKSLIVSSAIIGSFIGASLLGNLTDRFGRKAMYVVDLLAFVIFAALTAFSTEVWQLILFRFLLGVGIGADYPISATLVSEFSSNSRRGMHSTSLGAMWFVGAVAAYLVGLAVVPLGDWSWRILLLVGAAIALVVFFFRVKLPESPRWLASRGRPEEARSVIARITGNPEAELVLPTTPPRQPVRFLFSGAMRRRTLFVCGFWFCYATAYYGISMYTPTILEPLTSGDRVITIIGSGLVAVLGMVGAFVGMNLVDRWGRRPLIITSFAGLTVALIVLALVTSPTLGFLVALFSVAVLFSNAGGGILNFVYPTELFPTSLRATGAGLATSVSRIGSILGVLVFPNFVALWGSNVALWFFAAVGAAGLIICVTMAPETRHQSLEQINAESELHRV, from the coding sequence ATGGCGTTCGAGGGACTGGACAATCCGAGTGTCCGGCGGTTCCAGCGCAAGGTGACCGTGCTGTCTGCCGGTGGCACCTTCCTGGACGGGTTCGACCTGACGGTGATCGCGGTGGCGCTGCCGCTGATCCACGCCGAGTGGCAACTGACCGCGTTGGAGAAGAGCCTGATCGTCTCCAGTGCGATCATCGGCTCCTTCATCGGCGCCAGCCTGCTGGGCAATCTGACCGACCGGTTCGGTCGGAAGGCGATGTACGTGGTCGACCTGCTGGCGTTCGTGATCTTCGCTGCCCTGACCGCGTTCTCCACCGAGGTGTGGCAGCTGATCCTGTTCCGCTTCCTGCTCGGCGTCGGCATCGGTGCCGACTATCCGATCTCGGCGACCCTGGTGTCGGAGTTCAGCTCGAACTCCCGGCGCGGGATGCACAGTACGTCGCTCGGCGCGATGTGGTTCGTCGGCGCCGTCGCGGCCTACCTCGTCGGGCTCGCCGTGGTTCCACTGGGTGACTGGTCCTGGCGGATCCTGCTGCTGGTCGGTGCCGCGATCGCTCTGGTGGTGTTCTTCTTCCGCGTCAAGCTGCCGGAATCGCCGCGCTGGCTCGCTTCCCGCGGCAGGCCTGAAGAAGCGCGATCGGTGATCGCCAGGATCACCGGCAACCCCGAGGCCGAGCTGGTGCTGCCGACCACGCCACCCCGGCAGCCCGTCCGCTTTCTGTTCTCCGGCGCGATGCGGCGGCGCACACTGTTCGTCTGCGGGTTCTGGTTCTGCTACGCCACCGCCTACTACGGCATCTCGATGTACACCCCGACGATCTTGGAACCGCTGACCAGCGGCGATCGCGTGATCACGATCATCGGGTCCGGCCTGGTCGCCGTGCTCGGCATGGTCGGCGCCTTCGTCGGGATGAATCTGGTCGACCGTTGGGGACGCCGGCCGTTGATCATCACCTCGTTCGCCGGGCTGACGGTTGCGCTGATCGTGCTGGCCCTGGTCACGTCGCCGACGCTGGGCTTCCTGGTGGCGCTGTTCAGCGTTGCGGTGCTCTTCTCCAACGCCGGCGGCGGCATCCTCAACTTCGTCTACCCGACCGAGCTGTTCCCGACCTCGCTGCGCGCCACCGGTGCCGGGCTGGCAACCTCGGTGAGCCGGATCGGCTCGATCCTCGGGGTGCTGGTGTTCCCCAACTTCGTGGCGTTGTGGGGGAGCAACGTGGCGCTGTGGTTCTTCGCCGCCGTCGGCGCGGCAGGCTTGATCATCTGTGTCACGATGGCGCCGGAGACCCGTCATCAGAGCCTGGAACAGATCAACGCCGAATCCGAACTGCACCGCGTCTGA
- a CDS encoding VOC family protein, with translation MSTEDRAPAAALARVIISTGDLQRALAIYRDVLGYHGDVTGDVATLSNGSASAIMLHRRPTTPSDAAVAAAFTVDDLDAVVRAWEAAGGSVIDPPSDQPWGERMAVVRDADGHVVCLIDR, from the coding sequence ATGAGTACTGAGGACAGAGCGCCGGCCGCAGCGTTGGCACGGGTGATCATCTCGACCGGCGACCTTCAGCGGGCACTGGCGATCTATCGCGACGTGTTGGGCTACCACGGCGACGTGACCGGTGACGTGGCGACGCTGAGCAACGGATCGGCGTCGGCGATCATGCTGCACCGGCGACCGACGACGCCCAGTGATGCGGCCGTTGCGGCGGCGTTCACCGTTGACGATCTTGACGCGGTGGTGCGGGCCTGGGAGGCGGCCGGTGGTTCGGTGATCGACCCGCCCAGTGATCAACCGTGGGGTGAGCGGATGGCTGTCGTCCGCGACGCGGACGGCCACGTCGTCTGCCTGATCGATCGCTGA